A window of the Polaribacter batillariae genome harbors these coding sequences:
- a CDS encoding DUF58 domain-containing protein, with protein MKHFYKTLFLHNKFFYYLGGIAVLFVLGFFVPIFFEVSKVLLFVLSFLVFIDLFLLYKIKKGVAITRFLPERLSNGDENKITLKINNKYAFKILVSIIEELPFQFQKRDFIFPLTLISKEEKNLHYNLRPTERGVYNFGHVNAYVNSPLQLVTKKYVLGEEKTLKCYPSFLKLRGFNIASFTNQSISYGTKKIRRIGHSLEFEQIKEYVSGDDIRTLNWKATAKSNQLMVNQYVEEKSQPVYSIIDKGRAMQMQFNELSLLDYAINATLAISNVILKKQDKAGMLSFSKKLEDWIVAEKRSSQMSLISETLHNIKTDFSESDFSTLYAVIKRKITHRSLLIIYTNFETMDGLNRQLSYLRALAKNHLVLVVFFKNTALQSLINTKANNIQEVYDSIIAEKFMYEKISIVNELKKYGIQSVLTSPENLTGDTINKYLEFKARGLF; from the coding sequence TTGAAGCATTTTTACAAAACATTATTTTTACACAATAAATTCTTCTATTATTTAGGAGGAATTGCAGTACTCTTTGTACTTGGTTTTTTTGTACCTATATTTTTCGAAGTTTCTAAAGTGTTGCTATTTGTACTTAGTTTTTTAGTTTTTATAGATTTGTTTTTGCTTTATAAAATCAAAAAAGGTGTTGCTATTACTCGTTTTTTACCTGAAAGGTTATCTAATGGAGATGAAAATAAAATTACCTTAAAAATTAACAATAAATATGCCTTTAAAATACTTGTTTCTATTATTGAAGAATTACCATTTCAGTTTCAAAAAAGAGATTTTATTTTTCCTTTAACCTTAATTTCAAAAGAAGAAAAAAATCTTCATTATAATTTAAGACCCACAGAAAGAGGTGTTTATAATTTTGGTCATGTTAATGCTTATGTAAATTCACCTTTACAATTGGTTACTAAAAAATACGTTCTTGGAGAAGAAAAAACACTAAAATGCTACCCTTCTTTCTTAAAATTAAGAGGTTTTAATATCGCTTCTTTTACGAATCAGTCGATTTCTTATGGAACTAAAAAAATTAGAAGAATTGGGCATTCTTTAGAATTTGAACAAATTAAAGAATATGTATCTGGAGACGATATTCGAACTTTAAATTGGAAAGCAACTGCAAAAAGTAACCAATTAATGGTTAACCAATATGTAGAAGAAAAATCGCAACCAGTATATTCGATTATCGATAAAGGACGTGCCATGCAAATGCAATTTAACGAATTAAGTTTGTTAGATTACGCTATTAATGCAACCTTGGCAATAAGTAATGTAATTTTAAAAAAGCAAGACAAAGCTGGTATGTTGTCGTTTTCTAAAAAATTAGAAGATTGGATTGTCGCAGAAAAGCGAAGTTCGCAAATGTCGCTAATTTCAGAAACGCTCCACAACATAAAAACAGACTTTTCAGAGTCCGATTTTAGCACATTATACGCCGTTATTAAAAGAAAAATAACCCATAGAAGCTTGCTAATTATCTATACAAATTTCGAAACGATGGACGGTTTAAATAGGCAACTCAGCTATTTACGTGCGTTGGCAAAAAATCATTTAGTTTTGGTGGTTTTCTTTAAAAATACAGCGTTACAATCTTTAATAAACACAAAAGCAAACAATATACAAGAGGTGTACGATAGCATTATTGCAGAAAAATTTATGTACGAAAAAATAAGTATCGTAAACGAATTAAAAAAATACGGAATTCAATCTGTATTAACCTCTCCAGAAAATTTAACCGGAGATACTATTAATAAATATTTAGAATTTAAAGCTAGAGGGCTTTTTTGA
- a CDS encoding DUF4251 domain-containing protein, with the protein MSRLKETVNNKKIEVVFNWANPLGLNNNVIGIENILPPGSTPNNINLVGNSNFFRIKGDSLHIELPYFGRQQISRGYNADGGIQFEGVPKESNQVYDSKKNAYILKYSFNDKSENYNAILTLFANKTSDLRINSTNRTSISYGGNWEELLLEKK; encoded by the coding sequence ATAAGTAGGTTAAAAGAAACCGTAAACAATAAAAAAATTGAAGTAGTTTTTAATTGGGCAAATCCTTTAGGATTAAATAACAATGTAATAGGTATCGAAAATATATTACCCCCAGGAAGTACTCCTAACAATATTAATCTTGTTGGAAACTCTAATTTCTTTAGAATTAAAGGAGATAGTTTGCATATAGAATTGCCCTATTTTGGTCGGCAGCAAATATCGAGAGGCTATAATGCAGATGGTGGCATTCAATTCGAAGGTGTTCCTAAAGAGAGCAATCAAGTGTATGACAGTAAAAAAAATGCGTATATTCTTAAATATTCTTTTAACGATAAAAGCGAAAATTACAATGCCATACTTACTTTATTTGCTAATAAAACAAGCGATTTAAGAATAAATAGTACTAACAGAACTTCAATTTCTTATGGTGGAAATTGGGAAGAACTTCTTTTAGAAAAAAAGTAA
- a CDS encoding IS630 family transposase, which yields MTKKTQEPKRFLKNLKKSFELFRLKLNNNKHTSVNLYFQDESRFGLITKQKKVITAKGIKPIGKYKHSYQSKWLWGSFSPITGEHFCMITDTVCKDFFVQYLNDLSTYNPSELKIIIIDNAAFHSTKDVKLPDNIILLPIPPYCPELNPAEKIWQYLKSKIAMKIYDTLDILESKIEQLVNDMSQNTIKSITGYEIYLKPFYSSFNV from the coding sequence ATTACAAAAAAGACCCAAGAGCCGAAGCGGTTTTTAAAAAACCTTAAAAAATCATTTGAATTATTTAGACTTAAACTCAATAACAATAAGCATACTTCTGTAAATCTATATTTTCAGGATGAGAGTAGGTTTGGATTAATTACCAAACAGAAAAAAGTTATCACTGCTAAAGGTATAAAGCCTATAGGTAAATACAAGCACAGTTATCAAAGTAAATGGTTGTGGGGAAGCTTTTCACCTATAACAGGTGAGCATTTCTGTATGATAACTGATACTGTATGTAAAGACTTTTTTGTACAGTATCTTAACGACTTGAGTACTTACAATCCATCAGAACTCAAAATTATTATAATCGATAATGCAGCTTTCCATTCTACTAAAGATGTAAAACTACCTGATAATATTATCTTATTGCCAATCCCACCATACTGCCCAGAACTAAACCCTGCTGAAAAAATATGGCAATATCTAAAAAGCAAAATCGCTATGAAAATCTATGACACTTTAGATATACTTGAATCAAAAATTGAACAACTTGTTAATGATATGAGTCAGAATACGATTAAGTCCATAACTGGTTATGAAATTTATCTAAAACCCTTTTACAGTAGTTTCAATGTTTAA
- a CDS encoding helix-turn-helix domain-containing protein, which produces MPKQINITVKESEEELSSLLRKAKSERERGRLKVLILVKQGKVVYQSQLAYKLGFTEKTIREWLKTYNSYGLSELITIKVGGNNTRVISERVIDFIATQLTNPQTTVTSYVELQGLIEATFSETIDYGTLYAHCRRKHKSRLKVSRKSHYKKDPRAEAVFKKP; this is translated from the coding sequence ATGCCAAAACAGATAAATATTACAGTAAAAGAGAGTGAAGAAGAATTGAGTTCACTATTAAGAAAAGCAAAATCGGAACGTGAACGAGGTCGTTTGAAAGTTCTTATTTTAGTAAAGCAAGGTAAGGTAGTTTACCAAAGTCAGTTAGCTTATAAATTGGGTTTTACAGAAAAGACAATTAGAGAATGGTTAAAAACCTATAATAGCTACGGTCTTTCAGAATTAATTACCATAAAAGTAGGCGGTAATAACACTCGTGTTATTTCTGAGAGGGTTATTGATTTTATAGCTACCCAATTAACCAATCCACAAACAACAGTTACCTCTTATGTGGAGCTTCAAGGTCTTATAGAGGCTACTTTTAGTGAGACGATTGATTATGGGACGCTTTATGCACATTGTAGGCGTAAACATAAATCTAGACTAAAAGTATCAAGGAAGTCTCATTACAAAAAAGACCCAAGAGCCGAAGCGGTTTTTAAAAAACCTTAA
- a CDS encoding RluA family pseudouridine synthase, with amino-acid sequence MSVPIIFEDKYVLCVSKPNNMVVHHAHHSRNVAEEMSLLQLIKDKKVLKVYPIHRLDRKTSGIILLAKEKEYVSKFQDLFTNNEIEKTYYGMVRGFSPESKKIDSPVKGRDANVHKEALTYLKTLEKITLKIPVKPYDSSRYSLVEFKPKTGRMHQLRVHANKISHPLIGDPKYGDKNHNIMFEKNFNCTNMFLHAGQLEFAHPFSSEKLNLKASFPKDWLHLFDKFSWKNPLT; translated from the coding sequence ATGAGTGTACCTATTATTTTTGAAGATAAATACGTCTTATGTGTGAGCAAACCCAATAATATGGTGGTGCATCATGCACATCATTCTAGAAATGTTGCCGAAGAAATGTCGCTTTTACAGTTGATAAAAGATAAAAAAGTACTCAAAGTATATCCAATTCATAGGTTAGATAGAAAAACATCTGGAATTATCTTATTGGCCAAAGAAAAGGAGTATGTTTCTAAGTTTCAAGACTTGTTTACCAATAACGAAATCGAAAAAACGTATTATGGAATGGTTCGTGGTTTTTCTCCCGAATCAAAAAAAATAGATTCTCCTGTAAAAGGTAGAGACGCAAACGTGCATAAAGAAGCGTTAACATATTTAAAAACATTAGAAAAAATTACTTTAAAAATTCCTGTAAAACCTTACGATTCTTCACGTTACAGTTTGGTAGAATTCAAACCAAAAACAGGAAGAATGCACCAATTGAGAGTACATGCCAATAAAATAAGTCATCCTCTAATTGGCGACCCCAAATATGGCGACAAAAATCATAACATCATGTTCGAAAAAAACTTTAATTGTACAAATATGTTTTTACACGCTGGGCAGTTGGAATTTGCGCATCCTTTTTCTTCAGAAAAATTAAACTTAAAAGCAAGTTTTCCTAAAGATTGGCTTCATTTATTTGATAAATTTTCATGGAAAAACCCATTAACTTAA
- a CDS encoding CPXCG motif-containing cysteine-rich protein — protein MEQEHFFQCPYCWEEISMILDASVCKQTYIEDCEVCCNPIEISPTFKAGELIAFHSESIEQ, from the coding sequence GTGGAACAAGAACATTTTTTTCAATGTCCATACTGTTGGGAAGAGATTTCCATGATTTTAGATGCAAGTGTTTGCAAACAAACTTATATCGAAGATTGCGAGGTTTGTTGCAATCCCATAGAAATTTCTCCAACTTTTAAGGCTGGAGAATTAATTGCTTTTCATTCTGAATCTATTGAACAATAA
- a CDS encoding alpha-ketoacid dehydrogenase subunit alpha/beta has product MANKIIYNINSIDKTKLLELYKNMLKPRLIEEKMLILLRQGKISKWFSGIGQEAISVGVTTALYNDEYILPMHRNLGVFTTREIPLHRLFAQWQGKMSGFTKGRDRSFHFGTQEYKIVGMISHLGPQLGIADGIALANKLKNNNKICAVFTGEGGTSEGDFHEALNVASVWNLPVLFCVENNGYGLSTPTFEQFNCENIADKGIGYGMESYIIDGNNILEVYSKVTEIAQSVRKKPRPVLLEFKTFRMRGHEEASGTKYVPQDLLDFWSAKDPLENYQAFLKEEKILTEKIEVSYKEEIIQQINEGLTTAFAEEAIVSNATTELNDVYKNHDYKAIAPSSKKKNIRLIDAISEGLYQSMEKYDNLVIMGQDIAEYGGVFKITDGFVKKFGKERVRNTPICESAIVSTGYGLSVNGIKAVVEMQFADFVSSGFNPIVNLLAKSHYRWNEKADVVVRMPCGAGVGAGPFHSQTNEAWFTKTPGLKVVYPAFPKDAKGLLIEAVNDPNPVLFFEHKALYRSVYEEVSENYFTIEIGKAALIQEGNDITIISYGAGIHWVLDLLKNKTIAADVIDLRTLQPLDVATIYKSVKKTGKAIIVQEDSLFGGIASDISALINENCFEWLDAPVKRVASLETPIPFQPDLEKEYLGKSRLEKSIDALLNY; this is encoded by the coding sequence ATGGCAAACAAAATTATCTATAATATAAATTCTATTGATAAAACAAAATTATTAGAATTGTATAAAAACATGCTAAAACCTCGTTTAATCGAGGAAAAAATGTTGATACTTTTGCGCCAAGGAAAAATTTCGAAATGGTTTTCTGGAATCGGTCAAGAAGCAATTTCTGTAGGTGTAACCACTGCGTTGTATAATGATGAGTATATTTTGCCAATGCACAGAAATTTAGGTGTATTTACAACAAGAGAAATTCCTTTGCATCGTTTATTTGCTCAATGGCAAGGAAAAATGAGTGGTTTTACCAAAGGTAGAGATCGAAGTTTTCACTTTGGCACCCAAGAATACAAAATTGTAGGAATGATTTCTCATTTAGGCCCACAATTAGGCATTGCAGACGGAATTGCACTGGCCAACAAACTTAAAAACAATAACAAAATTTGTGCTGTTTTTACAGGTGAAGGTGGCACAAGTGAAGGCGATTTTCACGAAGCCTTAAATGTAGCTTCTGTTTGGAATTTGCCAGTACTATTTTGTGTAGAAAATAACGGTTATGGCTTATCTACACCCACTTTCGAGCAATTTAATTGCGAAAATATTGCAGACAAAGGAATAGGATATGGCATGGAAAGCTACATAATAGATGGTAATAATATTTTAGAAGTCTATTCGAAAGTAACCGAAATTGCACAAAGTGTTCGTAAGAAACCACGTCCTGTTTTGTTAGAATTTAAAACATTTCGAATGCGGGGCCATGAAGAAGCCAGTGGCACAAAATATGTTCCACAAGATTTGTTAGATTTCTGGAGCGCAAAAGATCCTTTAGAAAATTATCAAGCATTTTTAAAAGAAGAAAAAATTTTAACTGAAAAAATAGAAGTTTCTTACAAAGAAGAAATTATTCAACAAATAAACGAAGGCTTAACAACCGCTTTTGCTGAAGAAGCTATTGTTTCTAATGCAACAACAGAGCTAAATGATGTTTATAAAAATCACGATTACAAAGCGATCGCTCCATCATCAAAAAAGAAAAACATTCGTTTGATTGATGCTATTTCCGAAGGTTTGTATCAATCTATGGAAAAATACGATAATTTGGTAATTATGGGGCAAGACATTGCTGAATATGGTGGCGTTTTTAAAATTACAGACGGATTTGTAAAAAAATTCGGAAAAGAACGCGTTAGAAACACACCAATTTGCGAATCTGCCATTGTTTCTACTGGGTACGGCCTCTCTGTAAACGGAATAAAAGCTGTGGTTGAAATGCAGTTTGCAGATTTTGTTTCCTCAGGTTTTAACCCGATTGTAAATTTATTAGCAAAATCTCATTACAGATGGAACGAAAAAGCAGATGTAGTTGTAAGAATGCCTTGTGGAGCAGGCGTAGGAGCTGGCCCTTTTCATAGCCAAACAAATGAAGCTTGGTTTACAAAAACACCTGGTTTAAAAGTTGTGTATCCTGCGTTTCCTAAAGATGCAAAAGGCTTGTTAATTGAAGCTGTAAACGACCCAAATCCGGTATTGTTTTTCGAACACAAAGCTTTGTACAGGTCTGTTTACGAAGAAGTTTCTGAAAACTATTTTACTATAGAAATTGGTAAAGCTGCACTTATACAAGAAGGAAATGATATTACAATAATTAGTTATGGTGCAGGAATTCATTGGGTTTTAGACCTTTTAAAAAATAAAACCATTGCTGCAGATGTTATCGATTTAAGAACCTTGCAACCTTTAGATGTCGCAACAATTTATAAATCTGTAAAAAAAACAGGGAAAGCAATTATTGTTCAAGAAGATTCTCTTTTTGGAGGAATTGCAAGTGATATTTCTGCATTAATCAACGAAAATTGTTTTGAGTGGTTAGATGCACCCGTAAAAAGAGTCGCGAGTTTAGAAACGCCAATTCCTTTTCAACCTGATTTAGAAAAAGAATATTTAGGAAAGAGCCGATTGGAAAAATCTATAGATGCGCTTTTAAATTATTAA
- a CDS encoding Lrp/AsnC family transcriptional regulator yields the protein MKKFILDEIDHQILDILIENARTPFTDIAKQLLVSAGTIHVRVKKMEDEGIIQGSTLTLNYEKMGYSFIAHVGVFLEKTSMTQSVIENLRAIPNVTVAYVTAGKYNIFCKVRAKGTNDAKDIIYQIDDIPGVNRTETMIALEESINDKKRMMHAIFKEL from the coding sequence ATGAAAAAATTTATTTTAGACGAAATCGATCATCAAATTTTAGACATTTTAATTGAAAATGCAAGAACACCATTTACGGATATTGCAAAACAATTATTAGTCTCTGCTGGAACCATTCATGTTCGTGTTAAAAAAATGGAAGACGAAGGTATTATTCAAGGCTCTACATTAACACTTAACTACGAAAAAATGGGCTATTCTTTTATTGCTCATGTGGGTGTTTTTTTAGAGAAAACCTCTATGACACAAAGTGTTATCGAAAATTTACGAGCCATACCAAATGTAACAGTCGCTTATGTAACTGCTGGTAAATACAATATTTTCTGTAAAGTAAGAGCCAAAGGAACAAACGATGCGAAAGACATTATTTATCAAATAGACGATATTCCTGGTGTAAATAGAACAGAAACAATGATTGCTTTAGAAGAAAGCATCAACGATAAAAAAAGAATGATGCACGCTATTTTTAAAGAATTATAA
- a CDS encoding M14 family zinc carboxypeptidase: protein MKILTTEFLKSIYQKEKENTLSGKWITYKDIENLFKKHQAIFEVTQIGTSEENRPIQQLKIGTGSRKILLWSQMHGNESTGTKALFDLFNCFLNNKQEELLTILKECTLVFIPMLNPDGSQAYTRVNANNIDLNRDAVDKKAKESKLLRKVLEEFNPQFCFNLHDQRTIFNVEGTKNTATISFLAPSEEETRAITKGRTETMNVIVAMNKVLQNIIPNCVGRYTDEFYPTATGDNFQKLGFNTILIESGHFPDDYIREESRKYTFFSILQGIYHIATATNFNSYEEYFSIPNNSKIFYDVIHRYPNSKDDVAYQFQDKIVNNKLVSKLVKIEEEDLKSKIGHSEIVFESKKV, encoded by the coding sequence ATGAAGATATTAACCACCGAATTTTTAAAATCTATTTATCAGAAAGAAAAAGAAAATACACTTTCAGGAAAATGGATTACATATAAAGACATCGAAAATTTATTTAAAAAACACCAAGCAATTTTCGAAGTTACACAAATTGGAACATCAGAAGAAAACAGGCCCATTCAACAATTAAAAATAGGAACAGGTTCTAGAAAAATTCTTTTATGGTCGCAAATGCACGGAAACGAAAGTACAGGAACCAAAGCATTGTTCGATTTGTTTAATTGTTTTTTAAACAACAAACAAGAAGAGTTGTTAACCATTTTAAAAGAATGCACATTGGTTTTTATTCCAATGTTAAATCCAGACGGTTCGCAGGCTTACACACGAGTAAATGCCAATAATATCGATTTAAATAGAGATGCAGTAGATAAAAAAGCGAAAGAAAGTAAGCTGTTACGTAAAGTTTTAGAGGAGTTTAATCCACAATTTTGTTTCAATTTACACGACCAAAGAACTATTTTTAATGTAGAAGGCACCAAAAATACGGCTACAATATCTTTTTTAGCTCCTTCAGAAGAAGAAACGAGAGCCATTACAAAAGGAAGAACAGAAACAATGAATGTAATTGTAGCGATGAATAAAGTGCTACAAAACATAATACCTAATTGTGTGGGCAGATATACAGACGAGTTTTACCCAACTGCAACAGGCGATAATTTTCAAAAACTAGGTTTTAATACGATTTTAATAGAATCTGGACATTTTCCTGATGATTATATAAGAGAGGAAAGTAGAAAATATACTTTCTTTTCTATTTTACAAGGCATTTATCATATCGCAACTGCAACCAATTTTAACAGTTACGAAGAGTATTTTTCGATACCTAATAACAGTAAAATCTTCTACGATGTAATTCATAGGTATCCGAATTCCAAAGACGATGTTGCGTATCAATTTCAAGACAAAATTGTAAATAATAAATTAGTTTCAAAATTGGTAAAAATAGAAGAAGAAGACTTAAAATCTAAAATAGGACACTCCGAAATCGTTTTCGAAAGCAAAAAAGTTTAA
- a CDS encoding helix-turn-helix domain-containing protein, with amino-acid sequence MINSVEFTERLKKVMEHHQLSASTFADKVGVQRSSISHILSGRNKPSLDFILKVTSEFSDVDIHWLLNGKGNYPKIRNSGTTPPSSLFEDSNTVSGKKIQRIVVFYDDGTFDEYQK; translated from the coding sequence ATGATAAACAGTGTTGAGTTTACTGAAAGATTAAAAAAAGTGATGGAACACCACCAATTATCGGCCTCTACTTTTGCAGATAAAGTGGGTGTGCAACGTTCTAGTATTTCACATATTTTGTCGGGAAGAAATAAACCTAGTCTAGATTTTATTTTAAAAGTAACTTCCGAATTTTCGGATGTAGATATTCATTGGTTACTAAATGGAAAAGGAAATTATCCTAAAATTAGAAATTCGGGTACTACTCCACCTTCATCGTTATTTGAAGATTCGAATACTGTTTCAGGAAAAAAAATTCAAAGAATTGTTGTTTTTTACGATGATGGAACTTTTGATGAGTATCAAAAATAA
- a CDS encoding M1 family metallopeptidase has product MKIRKPLVYIFLFIISFSFAQNSINYKAEREKIHDLVHTKLKVALNFDKKELNGEAWLTLKPHFYNTNKLVLDAKAMVVKQVTLNNQKLNFTNDDFQLEINLPKTYTKDEEFTVYIQYTARPEKVKDKVTNIISASKGLYFINANGIDRNKPTQVWTQGETEGSSCWFPTIDAPNQKTSQEIYITVPNKYKTLSIGLLISKTTNGNYRTDYWKFDKKHAPYLFFLGVGEFEVIEDTYKNIPVNYYVEKEYAPFAKEIFGNTPEMMQFFSDKLGVEFPWSKYSQIVVRDYVSGAMENTTAVVHGEQAYQTTGQLIDENTHENTIAHELFHHWFGNLVTSESWSNLALNESFANYSEYLWREYKYGKDDVEMYQFENEKLYLEGQNEDKSLIRYNYDDKEDMFDLVSYNKGGAILHMLRNYVGDEAFFASLKAYLKKYKYQTAEAHQLRLIFEEITGKDLNWFFNQWFFGKGHPNIEVSYDYNTIRKTVTVNILQHQATTFQFPFTIDIFEGKKRTRHRVFVEENDASFIFPFNKQPTFIQVNADGVLLCEINENKVLSDYIFQLKNAQLYAHRREALLEIAKKQEEKDAFNAVVEAMDDTAYKIRILALEKVDLINKSSKRNAIEKIKQIATTDNKTLVQASAIETLGKLIDPEMKPIFANALESKSYAVLGKALVAMYYIDKPLAIKKSKELPDEVRKILATPLTQIFIESNDDAELPFIAKSVVSGMFLFGDDTTKALYQKAFKKISKSNDTEAIQNLVSDMVVKGKQYKSFNFDKVVINLMRTMVKDQEKSTNSNKIKHVAIIKEAMSKLLE; this is encoded by the coding sequence ATGAAGATTCGCAAACCCCTTGTTTATATTTTTCTATTTATTATTAGTTTTAGTTTTGCTCAGAATTCTATTAATTATAAAGCAGAAAGAGAGAAAATACACGATTTAGTACATACAAAATTAAAAGTAGCTCTTAATTTCGATAAAAAAGAACTCAATGGAGAAGCATGGCTAACTCTAAAACCACACTTTTACAACACAAACAAACTTGTTTTAGACGCCAAAGCAATGGTTGTTAAACAGGTAACTCTTAACAATCAAAAACTAAACTTTACAAACGACGATTTTCAATTAGAAATAAATTTGCCAAAAACCTATACAAAAGACGAAGAATTTACCGTTTACATTCAATATACAGCACGTCCAGAAAAGGTAAAAGATAAAGTTACAAATATTATTTCTGCTTCTAAAGGTTTGTATTTTATCAATGCAAATGGAATTGATCGAAACAAACCAACACAGGTTTGGACCCAAGGAGAAACCGAAGGAAGTAGCTGTTGGTTTCCAACGATTGATGCACCCAATCAAAAAACATCACAAGAAATTTATATTACGGTTCCTAATAAATACAAAACACTTTCTATTGGTTTGTTAATTAGTAAAACTACAAACGGAAATTACAGAACAGATTATTGGAAATTCGATAAAAAACATGCTCCATATTTATTTTTCCTTGGTGTTGGCGAGTTTGAAGTGATAGAAGACACGTATAAAAACATTCCAGTAAATTATTATGTAGAAAAAGAATATGCCCCTTTTGCGAAAGAAATTTTTGGAAACACACCAGAGATGATGCAGTTTTTTTCAGATAAATTAGGCGTAGAATTTCCTTGGAGCAAATACAGTCAAATTGTTGTAAGAGATTATGTTTCTGGAGCCATGGAAAACACCACAGCTGTAGTTCACGGAGAACAAGCGTACCAAACTACAGGACAATTAATAGACGAAAATACACATGAAAATACAATTGCTCACGAATTATTTCATCATTGGTTTGGCAATTTAGTAACTTCAGAGAGTTGGAGTAATTTAGCTTTAAATGAGTCTTTTGCGAATTATAGCGAATATCTTTGGAGAGAATATAAATACGGAAAAGATGATGTAGAAATGTATCAATTCGAAAATGAAAAATTGTATTTAGAAGGCCAAAATGAAGATAAAAGTTTAATTCGTTACAATTACGACGATAAAGAAGACATGTTCGATTTAGTAAGTTACAATAAAGGTGGCGCTATTTTACACATGTTGCGAAATTATGTTGGAGACGAAGCTTTTTTTGCCAGTTTAAAAGCCTATTTAAAAAAATACAAATACCAAACTGCAGAAGCACATCAATTGCGTTTAATTTTTGAAGAAATTACAGGAAAAGATTTAAACTGGTTTTTTAATCAATGGTTTTTTGGAAAAGGGCACCCAAATATCGAAGTTTCTTACGACTACAATACAATACGAAAAACCGTAACTGTAAACATTCTTCAGCATCAAGCAACAACATTTCAATTTCCTTTTACAATAGATATTTTTGAAGGAAAAAAAAGAACAAGACATCGTGTTTTTGTCGAAGAAAACGATGCTTCCTTTATTTTTCCATTTAACAAACAACCTACATTTATTCAAGTAAATGCAGATGGTGTTTTATTATGCGAAATCAACGAAAATAAAGTATTAAGCGATTATATTTTTCAATTAAAAAATGCCCAATTATATGCACATAGAAGAGAAGCCTTATTAGAAATAGCGAAAAAACAGGAAGAAAAAGATGCTTTTAATGCTGTTGTTGAAGCAATGGACGATACTGCTTACAAAATAAGAATTTTAGCTTTAGAAAAAGTAGATTTAATTAACAAATCTTCAAAAAGAAATGCGATAGAAAAAATAAAACAAATAGCAACTACAGATAACAAAACTTTGGTTCAGGCAAGTGCAATAGAAACTTTAGGCAAATTAATAGACCCAGAAATGAAACCTATTTTTGCAAATGCATTGGAAAGCAAATCGTATGCAGTTTTAGGAAAAGCGTTGGTGGCCATGTATTATATAGACAAACCTTTGGCGATTAAAAAATCGAAAGAATTGCCAGACGAAGTACGTAAAATTTTAGCAACCCCACTAACACAAATATTTATTGAATCTAATGACGATGCTGAGCTACCATTTATTGCAAAAAGTGTAGTTTCTGGAATGTTTTTATTTGGAGACGACACCACAAAAGCTTTGTACCAAAAGGCTTTTAAAAAGATTTCAAAGAGTAACGATACAGAGGCAATTCAAAATTTAGTTTCAGATATGGTTGTGAAAGGAAAACAATACAAAAGTTTTAATTTCGATAAGGTTGTTATCAACTTAATGAGAACTATGGTAAAAGACCAAGAAAAATCTACAAATTCTAATAAAATAAAACATGTTGCCATTATAAAAGAAGCCATGTCTAAGTTGTTAGAGTAA
- a CDS encoding VF530 family DNA-binding protein codes for MSKEQPNNPMHGIKLATILEQLFKEYGWEELGKLLNINAFKNNPTYKSSLKFLRTTPWAREKVEKFYEKNMLK; via the coding sequence ATGAGCAAAGAACAACCCAATAATCCAATGCACGGAATAAAATTGGCGACAATTTTAGAGCAACTTTTTAAAGAATATGGCTGGGAAGAGCTTGGTAAGCTTTTAAATATCAATGCTTTTAAAAACAACCCAACTTATAAATCGAGTTTAAAATTTTTAAGAACCACGCCCTGGGCAAGAGAAAAAGTAGAAAAGTTTTACGAAAAAAACATGCTCAAATAA